A genomic segment from Maniola hyperantus chromosome 4, iAphHyp1.2, whole genome shotgun sequence encodes:
- the LOC117981935 gene encoding leucine-rich repeat-containing protein 57-like yields MGNSGLKQHYETASKTGVLQISNHRLKEIPEDVFHLSEHLRNLDISKNKIAHIPEEISRLKLLKQLNLSTNALQVLPATLANLKKLEMLNISFNSISCLPDSFSSLSNLKQIYLNNNKFKQFPKQLFGLNSLEVIDLSNNKLTEVPSGMSNLFAAELNLSQNEISSLSEDLYQTPRLKILRLDENCLSLDSITPSLLRDSKIHTISIDGNLFEPKQLASLEGYNEYTERYTAMKKKMF; encoded by the coding sequence ATGGGAAATTCCGGTCTAAAACAACATTATGAAACGGCCTCGAAAACGGGAGTGCTACAAATATCTAATCATAGATTGAAGGAAATTCCAGAAGATGTTTTTCATTTATCAGAACATCTCCGAAATTTGGACATATCCAAGAATAAAATAGCACATATACCAGAAGAAATTAGCAGGTTAAAGTTATTGAAACAATTAAATCTAAGTACAAATGCTCTTCAAGTTTTACCAGCTACATTAGCTAATTTGAAAAAGCTTGAAATGCTTAACATATCCTTCAATTCTATTTCTTGTTTACCTGATTCTTTTTCAAGTCTAAGTAATTTGAAGCagatttatttaaacaataacAAGTTTAAACAGTTTCCTAAACAGCTTTTTGGATTGAACAGTCTGGAAGTGATAGACCTTTCGAACAATAAGCTAACGGAAGTACCGAGTGGAATGTCAAATTTATTTGCAGCAGAGTTAAACTTGAGTCAAAATGAGATATCATCATTGAGTGAGGATTTGTACCAGACACCAAGATTAAAAATACTGAGATTAGATGAGAATTGTTTAAGTCTTGACTCAATTACACCAAGCTTACTTAGAGATTCCAAAATTCATACAATAAGTATAGATGGCAATCTATTCGAACCTAAGCAGTTAGCATCACTTGAGGGATACAATGAATATACAGAGAGATATACAGCaatgaaaaagaaaatgttttga